The Streptomyces laurentii region CCCGGCCGGAGCACGTGGTGCGCTCGGTGATCTATGTACGCAGTGACGACCGGGACGTGCTGGGCGCCGCGTGGGCCCGGCTCACCGCCTCGGCCCTCGGGCCGGCGTTCACCTCGGCGAGCACCCTGCTGGGGGTCGCGCAGCTGGGCTTCAGCGGACAGCTGGCCGAGGTGGACCTCACCGTCGCGCTGCCCGACTGAGCCGGGAGCCGGCCCGGTGGGGGAGCGGGGCACGACGGGGCGTGAAAAAGGGGCGTACGGGCAGGTGTGCCGTACGCCCCTCGCGTTCCGCGCGCCGTCAGCCGACGTACGGCGTGTTCGCCTCCGCCCAGGCCGCCAGGTGACGGGCGCATTCGGCGACCGACTCGCGCCAGGTACGGTCCGCGCCCTCACCGGCCTCGTCGCTGACGTGCTTGACCACGCGCAGCGGCACACCGGCCTGGGCGGCCACCGACGCGAGGGCGTACCCCTCCATGTCGACGAGCGCGGCACGGGCGGCGAGCCGCTCACGCGCCTCGTCGTCCGAGATGAACATGTCACCGGTGGCGAGGACCACGTCGCTGCCGCCCGGCAGGGTCAGGGGCGCCCCGTACTGCTCGCCCGTGAGCCTCGCGAGCAGCCTGCTGTCCAGGTCGTGCTGGATGACCGTGCCGACCACATGGGTGCCCGTCCAACCGGGGCGCAGCGCCCCCGCCGTCCCGAGGTTCACGACCTCCGACGGGTGCGGGCCGCGGGCGAGAACGGTGGCGAGTGCCGTCGCCGCGTTGACCTTGCCCATGCCGGTCAGCAGCATGGGCAGATCGGTGCGGAGGTGCTGGGCCTCCTCCTTCACCGCCAGGACGAGCAGAGGGCGACCGGGCTTTATCTCGCCTGTGAGTTCCATGACGGCCACGCTACCTGGTGCGCTTCGGTGCGCTTGACCGCCTTTCGGCCGCCCTTCCCTCCGCGTCGGGGACCGGACGGCTCCGCCCCGCGCCCGGCGCGTCCCCGCGTGCCCCGGACACCCCACGGCCCCGCCGTCTTTACCCGCGGAGGCCCGCCAAACCAGCGGAATCGAGTCCGGGTGGGATTCTTTCGGCCAGACGCTTGTGCGGGCCCCCGCGGCGCGGCACGCTCCTCGGTATGAACACAGCCAGGCACGCCAGTGAACGCCTGATGAGCTGGCCCTCGCTGATCGCCGGCCGCGCGCCCTGCGGCGCCGAGCTCGGACTGCGCACCACGACCCAGGAGATCGTGCACTTCCACGGCGAGCACGAGGCCGACGTCCATCTGACCCGCGCCATGATCGCCCGGCTCCGGCCGGCCCTCCTCGGCTCCAGCGCGGTCCGGTTGCGCCCCGGATCCGGCTGGGTGACGGTCCGTCTGGACGCGGGCTCGGACATCGACCTGCTCGCCACGCTCGTGAGCGCCGCCCTCCAGGCCACCGGAGCCCCGTACCCCGGAGACGACCGACGCCCCGACCACTGCACCCGCACCGGCCACCCCTGGGTCTACGCCGTGACATAGGCCGTGTCCGGTCACGGCACCCCGTCCAGCCCACCCGTTCGGCGGCATACCGGACGGGTGCGACCCGTGAGCGGGGTACTCGACGAGACATGCCCCCCACTTCCCGCGCGCCGCACGACGGAGCCCCGGACGACGACGGAGCCGCCGGACACGGACCACCGGACGAGGGCGCCGCCGGTGCGGGAGTCCCGGCGGACGGGACTCCGGGCGGTCATGTCCCGCCCGAGCACCCCCCGCGCTTCCACGAGGTCCACGAACGGGTCATCACCTCGCCCCTCGGCCTCGCCTGGAGCCGCGGGCGCGAGATGGAACTCATGCACCGCGCCATGGGGTTCGCCGCGCTCTGCCTGCTCACCCTCGTCCCCCTCCTGATCGTCATCGCGGCCGCCGACCTCGCCAGCGGCCAGGGCTTCGCCCGCTGGCTCGTCCAGGGGCTCGGCGTCTCCGAGGTCTCCCAGGAGGAGATCGAGCGGCTCTTCGGCCAGCCCGGGCAGGCCCTCCAGCGCACCACCGCCTTCGGTCTCGCCGCCCTCGCCGCCTTCGGTGTGACCTTCGGCTCGGCCGTCCAGACCGGCTACGAACGCGTCTGGGACCTGCCCACCTCCCGCTGGCACACCATGTGGCGCCACGTCGTCTGGGTCGCCGTCCTCATCGGTGCGCTGCTCCTCTTCGTGGCCAACTCCTCCCCCCAGAACGCCCCCGCCTGGATCACCGCCCTCACCGCGCTCGGCGACGTCACCGGGGCCTTCCTCTTCTTCTGGTGGTCGCAGCGCTTCCTGCTGTGCGGGCGCATCCGCTGGCGCGCCCTGCTCCCCGGCGCCGTCCTCACCGCCGTCGGCCTGCTCGGCCTGCGGATCTTCTCCCAGTTCGTGTTCTCCCCGCTCATCGCCTCCAACGCCGTGACCTACGGTCAGTTCGGCACCGTCCTCGTCCTCCAGTCGTGGCTCGTCGGCGTCGGCTTCGTCGT contains the following coding sequences:
- a CDS encoding 5-methylthioadenosine nucleosidase (5-methylthioadenosine nucleosidase or S-adenosylhomocysteine nucleosidase [Streptomyces venezuelae ATCC10712];~Nucleoside phosphorylase [Nucleotide transport and metabolism]; COG0775;~identified by MetaGeneAnnotator; putative;~nucleosidase; Provisional); translation: MELTGEIKPGRPLLVLAVKEEAQHLRTDLPMLLTGMGKVNAATALATVLARGPHPSEVVNLGTAGALRPGWTGTHVVGTVIQHDLDSRLLARLTGEQYGAPLTLPGGSDVVLATGDMFISDDEARERLAARAALVDMEGYALASVAAQAGVPLRVVKHVSDEAGEGADRTWRESVAECARHLAAWAEANTPYVG
- a CDS encoding endoribonuclease L-PSP superfamily protein (Endoribonuclease L-PSP superfamily protein [Streptomyces albus J1074];~YjgF, YER057c, and UK114 belong to a large family of proteins present in bacteria, archaea, and eukaryotes with no definitive function. The conserved domain is similar in structure to chorismate mutase but there is no sequence similarity and no...; cd00448;~homotrimer interaction site [polypeptide binding];~identified by MetaGeneAnnotator; putative;~putative active site [active]); the protein is MPLDQEGGLVGPDSVDAQLDQIVANALTALAAVGARPEHVVRSVIYVRSDDRDVLGAAWARLTASALGPAFTSASTLLGVAQLGFSGQLAEVDLTVALPD
- a CDS encoding hypothetical protein (identified by MetaGeneAnnotator; putative;~sequence version:1) translates to MSWPSLIAGRAPCGAELGLRTTTQEIVHFHGEHEADVHLTRAMIARLRPALLGSSAVRLRPGSGWVTVRLDAGSDIDLLATLVSAALQATGAPYPGDDRRPDHCTRTGHPWVYAVT
- a CDS encoding integral membrane protein (Virulence factor BrkB; cl07918;~identified by MetaGeneAnnotator; putative;~integral membrane protein [Streptomyces sp. C]), with the protein product MPPTSRAPHDGAPDDDGAAGHGPPDEGAAGAGVPADGTPGGHVPPEHPPRFHEVHERVITSPLGLAWSRGREMELMHRAMGFAALCLLTLVPLLIVIAAADLASGQGFARWLVQGLGVSEVSQEEIERLFGQPGQALQRTTAFGLAALAAFGVTFGSAVQTGYERVWDLPTSRWHTMWRHVVWVAVLIGALLLFVANSSPQNAPAWITALTALGDVTGAFLFFWWSQRFLLCGRIRWRALLPGAVLTAVGLLGLRIFSQFVFSPLIASNAVTYGQFGTVLVLQSWLVGVGFVVYGAALAGRLVHEVRLQRRIDHTPPSPPPPPHPPSSSPPPDAPARP